The following coding sequences lie in one Haematobia irritans isolate KBUSLIRL chromosome 3, ASM5000362v1, whole genome shotgun sequence genomic window:
- the LOC142232301 gene encoding uncharacterized protein LOC142232301 codes for MDPRIKSKLETFSKYIPFIDFIVKVDRVKYAKFVDIKGWILDNKRYSLSDLKRIEQSIITQYKNLMVLDDKKIPQEIVKIFSDDVKNQYINLCSDDEDEHKNNAKEIPNSANKNIETKSPSNPEVKEKQATGDFLNQISDELLRQIEEVSGDHNKINNKNVHAREQMKDFHTNANEKVNVKCKNQNENKKFSSIPMIIDTISLDSEDEDSCPIIPNENNEIATLDENVNFCSDKQSYSITTGDENNHKNDVSALDDCEQINCLDQRAIALLNNQNMGSPRQEKSGHCEKKRKLINDMSSESEAENSTNKGSPKRQKLSEMAFARKNTETICSILMDTLQPYEGRIASMWESHKKPVNTKKNNHNDNVNNNNSPKPNKPTNEQTQMACIERIVGEESRPNKVNENVVKTGENHKANKENKTNSLENEDLMKKVDQDTLDRPLATENKSQSVNGSSESLNAPDNAKRKGKYHITADRLFKELECSFKGFEQIQNSLPQLIGSKRRSSIHAQTLISELLCGQQSTDYQNDNKRRSSMQARTAISKQLNPESEDSRDGADFSSCPSSPQSFVKNVNSEGENSTDDSETNYSLTSNKTATSSLLCKKGRSLQSKRSSVASRRNSQSDFWANNSSSSDSDSDSELNDFEKFRLAKLKRNIIENQPIVLLNPLTKDEIQKLSRPKKADVLDVHLVASRSMPVSTNCNRKKSTDGKKTLRKRPNNDPSMISNNTTFCALCSSRPSDLTNHYVRMHKSESYVSRLTSNQLDELIANTPFAKEATSSKASNHGLTTYSVLCPFCEDELIEPFMNLYDHYASHTGEYAYQCSGCKLAKPFEADIESHILHSKPCKNSSVQIMYRYPSNIMTIQMHYCKICNFVQLNKANVMKHLREHHDQRQAIESNVETCVLAAISDGPEEEEQSVNEEQICNAIPREMQNGEPDDDIPVCNEACLDETFDNSTYQLDQKHIHANEKCVKSAISPPRLSSKEASKRCHIEICDNQLITPPRPSLHKIVEEPKPLGVARPVYRIHPENVKYLGLYKCMVDDCYYSTDDSNQFLDHLAKHSRELMTNEYLECPYCNLIEGAITMPNQLLDHIKAQHQHMVYQCSVCSYRSCEAYNVIIHQKELHPSNIDKCKVFKCPGVERAEKPGYTKDKISKNVQKIPCPYCTGKTFYHSNLLEKHILDDHETMVPQMYRKFSCIYCSLMDGDQRVIRHHVALKHPDELPYICSHCSTKVAASEDFQHNLQIFTQTQTVPFIEVQATLDEAVNQSCNEKANETERESKPNAEQLLKGQEEIIKVRLRKLTERTGIAPDSLFRCPDALCGGFFSVYDLWLRHMRLKHHCLECQCPHCSETTTISLTDYKSHFEEHRRHTYICFHCPATFRNNDAASDHGLREHHALGPLRLEKVRCNLSYSYFILLQSEMLTDRSEFVAELLNVLDVRLKDLIVKDSLNIKCSWPISSRSSPWFEDYEKTITRKLKMKCFNHSCDFRAVEIKAIYQHVRQNHSINGTSFSCSHCDLHLKTCRNWDDVINHVDQHSNFGFFICTSCVSIHHSRSKLGNHIRQEHAARDVPVIKLMRNRNRHTSMGIAIVLANECLSFSTIRNCFCCGERGMRSDAFILHLKRYHKFVLKYFCDWCNLPIESLQLANDHYQKVHTTNKLKLRIELMSKFNISVVSLNDLHVHIDSGGPDGANKQLTAVKTELEECPGNDDSVIILEDDDVVAESHAKEKEKLDNMSEKPKLKCIAMTSLLNPSKTSIEYSTATQMNLNSKNSQNIVQRMQTIQASSNSNHQMNTFRGPCPEPTNNDSNRLRIQSNSYVPFQKSNETNPTQTMSLRPPMNGSSLNPPSTQGIRVSAVDNTNQPINGSVNVETTQQVPSQTRSMRPSLNNTFSNTPSTHTMIHSSVISQTNYQRNVQIGMLPQVSQIIPQSSVPNNPQMGNLVNNNQLRVTNKQTHYTQHPGIPPAANSGLQNSINQVVVNSESTTGNRISMNSNGISHSSAPNIPQMGNIVNNNPVTVTNKQTHYTQHPGISPAANNGLQNCINQTVINSESTTASRISMNSSANHNQLTPMNKQTHYTQPPEMPPTANIGPQNPVNQANVNSGSGSNHMYLNAIPNQSGHYSYYSNYYQPPTMNCEQPTVASYGGYANSATAPQHSPIRYIMPNNPTANQVPYNPTVINNLQPIPPSYVHPTYTNYQGSSYVSHATVTPQYQHHIGSNRHQPPQSSSVTMNYGQNGFTSTSGYGHGNVAYANTPTYTESLRNNMQMYPTQNHLGSPSIYNPQQPTVAMMQNANNGIQNQHQSNYMQQPATAQTMQYPNKGSQDQHLAGLGYKQQNHYVPPTNTTNHTAQTIKGSMSTSKAPTIAPRTITSTISSTTGPTIVSQKPIATVAATPKLPHA; via the exons AAAATTCCTCAGGAAATAGTTAAAATATTCAGTGATGATGTAAAAAATCAATATATTAATCTATGCTCCGATGATGAAGATGAAcacaaaaataatgccaaagaaATTCCAAATAGTGCTAACAAAAACATTGAAACTAAATCGCCTAGCAATCCTGAAGTCAAGGAAAAGCAAGCGACGGgtgattttttaaatcaaatttcagATGAATTGTTAAGGCAAATTGAAGAGGTTTCCGGTgatcataataaaattaataataaaaatgtacaTGCTCGAGAACAAATGAAAGATTTCCATACGAATGCAAATGAAAAAGTAAATGTAAaatgcaaaaatcaaaatgagaACAAAAAATTCTCATCTATTCCTATGATAATCGACACAATATCACTAGATTCAGAAGATGAAGACTCTTGTCCTATCATACCAAACGAAAACAATGAAATTGCAACTTTGGATGAGAATGTTAACTTTTGTTCAGATAAACAATCGTACAGTATAACAACGGGTGATGAGAACAATCATAAAAATGATGTGAGTGCCCTTGATGACTGTGAACAAATAAACTGTCTCGATCAAAGAGCAATTGCActattaaataatcaaaatatgGGCTCACCACGACAAGAAAAATCTGGCCATTGCgagaaaaaacgaaaattaatcAACGATATGTCGTCAGAATCGGAAGCAGAAAATAGTACCAATAAAGGATCCCCTAAGCGTCAAAAACTGTCCGAAATGGCATTCGCAAGAAAAAACACAGAAACTATATGTTCAATACTTATGGATACCTTGCAACCATACGAAGGAAGAATTGCTTCCATGTGGGAATCACATAAAAAACCTGTGaatacgaaaaaaaataatcataatgacaatgttaataataACAATTCGCCAAAGCCAAATAAGCCAACGAATGAACAAACTCAAATGGCATGCATTGAGAGGATAGTTGGTGAGGAAAGTCGGCCCAATAAGGTGaacgaaaatgttgtaaaaactgGCGAAAATCACAAGGCAAAtaaggaaaacaaaacaaactccTTGGAAAATGAAGATTTAATGAAGAAAGTTGATCAGGACACGTTGGACAGACCTCTTGCAACAGAAAATAAATCGCAAAGCGTGAACGGCTCTAGCGAATCTTTGAATGCCCCGGACAATGCAAAGAGAAAAGGCAAATACCATATAACAGCTGATCGTCTTTTCAAAGAATTAGAATGTTCCTTTAAAGGCTTCGAACAAATACAAAACTCTTTGCCCCAGCTTATTGGATCAAAGAGACGTTCAAGCATCCATGCTCAAACATTAATATCAGAATTGTTATGTGGACAACAATCTACAGACTATCAAAATGATAATAAGCGGCGTTCAAGTATGCAAGCTCGTACCGCCATATCGAAACAATTAAATCCAGAGTCTGAGGATTCACGTGATGGTGCTGATTTTAGTTCTTGCCCATCATCCCCGCAATCATTTGTGAAGAATGTGAATTCGGAAGGAGAAAATTCAACGGATGACAGTGAAACTAATTATTCACTGACTTCAAACAAAACCGCCACAAGCTCACTATTGTGCAAAAAAGGAAGATCCCTCCAAAGCAAACGCTCTTCAGTCGCCTCTAGGAGAAATTCACAGTCAGATTTCTGGGCAAACAACAGCAGTAGTTCCGATTCCGATTCTGATTCAGAattaaatgattttgaaaaatttcgtttagcTAAACTAAAAAGAAATATCATAGAAAATCAACCCATAGTTCTATTAAATCCATTAACCAAAGATGAAATACAGAAGCTCTCCAGACCAAAGAAAGCGGATGTTTTAGACGTACACTTAGTTGCCTCACGCAGTATGCCTGTCTCCACGAACtgtaacagaaaaaaatccacaGATGGCAAAAAAACTTTACGAAAAAGGCCTAACAATGACCCATCCATGATATCCAATAATACTACCTTCTGTGCCCTTTGTAGCTCCAGACCTTCAGACTTGACAAATCATTATGTCCGCATGCACAAATCGGAATCGTATGTATCTAGATTAACATCCAACCAATTAGATGAGCTTATAGCAAATACTCCCTTTGCCAAAGAAGCAACCTCCTCGAAAGCAAGTAATCATGGATTAACCACATATTCTGTCCTATGCCCTTTTTGCGAAGATGAACTAATAGAACCTTTTATGAATTTATACGATCATTATGCCTCACATACCGGTGAATACGCCTATCAATGTTCAGGATGTAAATTGGCCAAACCATTTGAAGCAGACATTGAATCGCATATATTACATTCCAAACCCTGTAAGAATTCAAGTGTACAAATTATGTATCGCTATCCATCCAATATAATGACTATTCAGATGCACTattgtaaaatttgtaattttgttcAACTGAATAAAGCAAATGTAATGAAACATTTGAGAGAACATCATGATCAACGTCAGGCCATTGAAAGTAATGTGGAAACATGTGTACTGGCAGCAATAAGTGATGGACCCGAAGAGGAAGAGCAAAGCGTCAACGAAGAACAAATATGTAATGCCATACCAAGAGAAATGCAAAACGGAGAGCCGGATGATGATATACCCGTATGTAATGAGGCTTGCTTGGATGAGACCTTTGATAATTCCACATATCAATTGGATCAAAAGCATATACATGCAAATGAAAAGTGTGTTAAGAGTGCAATATCGCCTCCTCGATTGTCGTCGAAGGAAGCGTCAAAGCGTTGTCATATTGAAATTTGCGACAATCAATTGATAACACCACCCCGACCTTCTTTACATAAAATTGTAGAAGAACCAAAGCCTCTAGGAGTGGCGAGACCTGTATATCGCATtcacccagaaaatgtcaaatattTGGGTTTATACAAATGCATGGTTGACgattgttattattcaacagatgattcaaaccaatttctcgaTCATTTGGCAAAACATAGCCGTGAGTTAATGACAAATGAATACTTGGAATGTCCCTATTGCAATTTGATTGAGGGAGCCATAACCATGCCAAATCAATTATTGGATCATATAAAAGCACAACATCAGCATATGGTCTATCAATGCTCTGTTTGTTCTTATAGAAGCTGTGAGGCTTACAATGTCATCATTCATCAAAAAGAGCTGCACCCATCTAACATAGACAAATGTAAAGTATTCAAATGTCCTGGGGTCGAAAGAGCTGAAAAGCCTGGTTACACTAaggataaaatttccaaaaatgtacaaaaaattccATGTCCAT attgtaCTGGAAAAACATTTTATCACTCGAATCTACTGGAAAAGCATATATTAGATGACCATGAAACAATGGTTCCtcaaatgtatagaaaattttcgtgtaTTTACTGTAGCTTAATGGATGGTGACCAAAGAGTCATTCGGCATCATGTGGCGCTCAAACATCCCGATGAACTGCCCTACATCTGTAGTCACTGTAGTACTAAGGTTGCTGCATCCGAG GATTTTCAACATAATTTACAAATATTCACACAAACTCAAACAGTGCCATTTATAGAAGTTCAGGCCACATTGGATGAAGCTGTAAATCAATCGTGCAATGAAAAAGCGAATGAGACGGAAAGAGAATCTAAACCCAATGCGGAACAACTACTTAAAGGTCAAGAAGAAATAATCAAAGTTCGTTTACGTAAACTAACCGAAAGGACGGGCATTGCCCCTGATAGTCTATTTCGGTGTCCCGATGCCCTATGTGGAGGTTTCTTTTCTGTTTACGATCTATGGCTGCGCCATATGCGTTTAAAACACCATTGTTTAGAATGCCAATGTCCCCATTGTTCCGAGACCACAACGATCTCATTGACAGACTACAAGTCTCATTTTGAAGAGCACCGCAGGCACAcctatatttgttttcattgtcCTGCAACATTTAGAAATAATGACGCTGCTAGTGATCATGGTTTAAGAGAACATCATGCCTTGGGCCCACTGAGGCTAGAGAAAGTTCGTTGCAATTTAAGTTACTCATATTTCATACTCCTACAAAGTGAAATGCTGACAGATCGTTCGGAATTCGTGGCCGAACTATTGAATGTCCTTGATGTACGTCTAAAGGATTTGATTGTTAAGGATTCTCTTAATATCAAATGCAGCTGGCCAATATCCAGTCGTTCGTCACCTTGGTTCGAAGATTATGAGAAAACCATAACacgaaaattgaaaatgaaatgcTTCAATCATAGCTGTGATTTTCGGGCCGTAGAAATCAAAGCAATTTACCAACATGTTCGACAAAATCATAGTATCAATGGCACTTCATTTTCCTGCAGTCATTGTGATTTGCATTTGAAGACTTGTCGCAATTGGGATGATGTCATAAACCATGTTGATCAGCAttcaaattttggatttttcatttgTACATCCTGTGTTAGTATACATCATTCACGCTCCAAATTAGGTAATCACATACGACAGGAGCATGCTGCCCGTGATGTGCCAGTGATAAAATTGATGAGAAACAGGAACAGGCATACATCCATGGGCATAGCTATTGTTCTTGCAAATGAATGCTTGTCGTTTTCGACGATACGCAATTGTTTTTGCTGTGGCGAACGTGGTATGAGAAGTGATGCGTTTATTTTACATTTGAAAAGGTATCATAAATTTGTACTGAAATACTTTTGCGATTGGTGTAATCTGCCTATTGAATCATTGCAATTGGCAAATGATCATTACCAAAAGGTTCACactacgaataaattaaaactgCGAATTGAATTGATGTCGAAATTCAATATCTCTGTTGTTTCGTTGAATGACTTACACGTTCACATAGATAGTGGTGGCCCCGATGGTGCAAATAAACAATTGACGGCAGTTAAAACCGAGTTGGAGGAATGTCCAGGCAATGATGATAGTGTGATAATTCTAGAAGATGATGATGTAGTGGCTGAAAGTCATGCAAAAGAAAAGGAAAAGCTAGACAATATGAGCGAAAAGccaaaattaaaatgtattgCAATGACGAGTCTGTTAAACCCGTCAAAAACATCCATTGAATACTCAACGGCTACACAGATGAATTTAAATTCCAAAAATTCGCAAAACATTGTGCAACGTATGCAAACCATTCAAGCGTCCTCCAATTCAAATCACCAAATGAACACATTTCGTGGACCCTGCCCTGAACCAACAAATAACGAttcaaatagattaagaatACAAAGTAATTCGTATGTGCCATttcaaaaatcaaatgaaacgaATCCAACCCAAACAATGTCTTTACGGCCACCTATGAATGGCTCCAGTTTAAACCCTCCTTCAACACAAGGCATTAGAGTCTCAGCTGTGGATAATACTAACCAACCCATAAATGGTTCTGTTAATGTGGAAACGACCCAACAAGTCCCAAGTCAAACCAGGTCTATGCGACCTTCCTTGAACAATACGTTCTCGAATACTCCTTCAACACACACCATGATTCATTCTTCAGTTATAAGCCAAACCAATTACCAAAGAAATGTACAAATCGGAATGCTACCGCAAGTCTCCCAAATTATTCCGCAAAGTTCTGTCCCCAATAATCCACAAATGGGTAATTTAGTAAATAATAATCAGTTAAGAGTAACGAACAAACAGACACATTACACCCAACACCCAGGAATACCACCAGCAGCTAATAGTGGACTTCAAAACTCCATAAACCAGGTCGTTGTAAATAGCGAATCAACAACTGGTAATCGGATATCTATGAATTCCAATGGAATTTCACACAGTTCTGCCCCCAATATTCCTCAAATGGGTAATATAGTAAATAATAATCCGGTGACAGTAACGAACAAACAAACACATTATACCCAACATCCAGGAATATCACCAGCAGCTAATAATGGTCTTCAAAACTGCATAAATCAGACTGTCATAAATAGCGAATCAACAACTGCTAGTCGGATTTCTATGAATTCTAGTGCGAACCATAATCAATTGACACCAATGAACAAACAAACACATTACACCCAACCCCCAGAAATGCCACCAACAGCTAACATTGGCCCACAAAATCCTGTGAATCAAGCTAACGTAAATAGCGGATCTGGAAGTAACCATATGTATTTGAATGCCATCCCAAATCAATCGGGACATTATTCCTATTACTCGAATTACTACCAACCACCAACCATGAATTGTGAACAACCCACAGTAGCTTCATATGGCGGTTATGCAAACTCAGCAACAGCTCCTCAACATTCCCCTATTAGGTATATAATGCCAAATAATCCCACGGCTAATCAAGTACCCTATAATCCAACAGTGATAAATAATCTACAACCGATCCCTCCATCGTATGTCCATCCAACATATACAAACTACCAGGGATCTTCATATGTTTCACATGCCACAGTTACACCACAATACCAGCATCACATAGGGAGCAATCGGCACCAACCACCACAATCTTCATCGGTAACCATGAATTATGGCCAAAATGGCTTTACATCGACATCAGGGTATGGCCATGGTAATGTTGCGTACGCTAATACTCCTACCTATACAGAATCACTAAGGAATAACATGCAAATGTACCCCACACAAAACCACTTGGGATCACCTTCAATATACAATCCACAACAACCGACGGTAGCAATGATGCAAAATGCAAATAATGGCATACAAAACCAGCATCAATCAAATTACATGCAACAACCAGCAACAGCTCAAACGATGCAATATCCAAACAAAGGAAGTCAAGACCAACACTTAGCTGGACTAGGATATAAACAACAAAATCATTATGTGCCTCCAACGAACACAACAAATCATACCGCTCAGACTATTAAAGGATCAATGTCAACCTCAAAAGCTCCCACTATAGCACCAAGAACAATTACATCGACAATATCATCAACTACAGGACCTACAATTGTTTCCCAAAAGCCTATAGCTACTGTGGCCGCCACGCCTAAGCTTCCACATGCCTAA